In one Pseudomonas marginalis genomic region, the following are encoded:
- a CDS encoding MMPL family transporter, protein MPSERLLPRLFLILLVAVLALAGWQWRHGAPLSANLMELVPGSTPDALELQAEQRMQEPLNREMLVLVGHADRQQAVAVAQQLGERWQASGLFEKVQWNLQADLPALREQLLRGRLAMLSAKDREQLIDHPDAFIQQRVQSLFDPFTGFSLVPSQDDWLGLTGRIQNSQPQRGSVQLDIGSGALIADADDKSWVLLRARTTGNAFDMKLPLQVADLLQASRTQAGEHGAQLLAASGLLYAANGQQQATREITWVGGGATVGILLLLLLAFRRGRVLLAFVPVLVGMLFGAVACVALFGHMHVMTLVLGSSLIGVAVDYPLHYLSKSWSMNPWRSWPALRLTLPGLSLSLATSCIGYLALAWTPFPALTQIAVFSAAGLVGAYLSAVCLLPALLKGVELRPAQWPLRVAECLWRVRAALLKRVPSPVLLVWVLLFCAGGLWQLNSKNDIRQWIGAPPQLLQEAQAVARITGFQPTSQFFLIRADNQPQLLERQAALGQRLDQLVNMDKLQGYLALNQLVSLPAEQQQLRDALSTLPQHWQPLLDLGVPASALHAEIAQLQALPTEDIDAALVGPLAEPWRTLWLGPVDGGVAAMVSLQGLNNPALLRVQAVDLPGVQLVDRLGDLNRVFADTQISAAELKLMSCVLIVLLLILPFGFGGALRIVALPLLAALCSLASLGWLGQPLTLFSLFGLLLVTAISVDYAILMREQIGGPAVSLLGTLLAALTTWLSFGLLAVSSTPAVSNFGLSVSLGLAFSFMLAPWAGQRKHAS, encoded by the coding sequence TTGCCCAGTGAGCGCCTGCTGCCCCGCCTCTTCCTGATCCTGCTGGTGGCCGTGCTGGCCCTGGCCGGCTGGCAGTGGCGCCACGGCGCACCGCTGTCGGCCAACCTGATGGAGCTGGTGCCGGGCAGTACGCCGGACGCCCTGGAACTGCAAGCCGAACAGCGCATGCAGGAGCCACTCAACCGCGAAATGCTGGTGTTGGTGGGGCACGCCGATCGCCAGCAAGCGGTGGCCGTGGCCCAGCAATTGGGCGAGCGCTGGCAGGCCAGCGGCTTGTTCGAGAAGGTGCAATGGAACCTGCAAGCCGACCTGCCGGCACTGCGTGAACAGTTGCTGCGCGGACGCCTGGCGATGCTCTCGGCCAAGGACCGCGAACAACTGATCGACCACCCGGACGCGTTCATCCAGCAACGGGTGCAGTCGCTGTTCGACCCCTTCACCGGCTTCAGCCTGGTGCCGAGCCAGGACGACTGGCTGGGCCTGACCGGGCGCATCCAGAACAGCCAGCCGCAACGCGGCTCGGTGCAACTGGACATCGGCAGCGGCGCCTTGATCGCCGATGCCGACGACAAGAGCTGGGTGCTGCTGCGCGCACGCACCACCGGCAATGCCTTCGACATGAAACTGCCGCTGCAGGTGGCGGATCTGCTCCAGGCCAGCCGCACGCAGGCCGGCGAACACGGCGCGCAATTGCTCGCCGCCAGCGGTTTGCTTTACGCCGCCAATGGCCAGCAGCAGGCCACGCGGGAAATCACCTGGGTCGGCGGCGGCGCCACCGTCGGCATTCTGCTGTTGCTGTTGCTGGCGTTCCGCCGCGGGCGAGTGCTGCTGGCGTTTGTACCGGTGCTGGTGGGCATGCTGTTTGGTGCCGTCGCTTGTGTGGCGCTGTTCGGCCATATGCATGTGATGACCCTGGTGCTCGGCTCCAGCCTGATCGGCGTCGCGGTGGATTACCCGCTGCACTACCTGTCGAAAAGCTGGAGCATGAACCCCTGGCGCAGTTGGCCGGCATTGCGCCTGACGCTGCCAGGGCTGAGCCTGAGCCTGGCCACCAGTTGCATCGGCTACCTGGCGCTGGCCTGGACGCCCTTCCCGGCCCTGACGCAAATCGCGGTGTTCTCCGCCGCGGGCCTGGTCGGCGCCTACCTGTCAGCGGTGTGCCTGCTGCCGGCACTGCTCAAGGGTGTCGAACTGCGCCCGGCACAATGGCCGCTGCGCGTCGCCGAATGCCTGTGGCGGGTGCGGGCCGCCTTGCTCAAGCGTGTGCCCAGTCCGGTGCTGCTGGTGTGGGTGCTGCTGTTCTGCGCCGGCGGCCTTTGGCAGCTGAACAGCAAAAACGATATCCGCCAGTGGATCGGCGCGCCGCCGCAGTTGCTGCAAGAGGCACAGGCCGTGGCGCGCATTACCGGTTTCCAGCCCACCAGCCAGTTTTTCCTGATACGGGCCGACAACCAGCCGCAGTTGCTGGAGCGCCAAGCCGCCCTGGGCCAACGCCTGGACCAGTTGGTGAATATGGACAAGCTCCAGGGTTACCTGGCGCTCAACCAACTGGTCAGCCTGCCCGCCGAACAGCAGCAACTGCGCGATGCCCTGAGCACACTCCCACAACATTGGCAGCCGCTGTTGGACCTCGGCGTGCCCGCCAGCGCCCTGCACGCCGAAATCGCGCAACTGCAAGCGCTGCCCACCGAAGACATCGACGCTGCGCTGGTGGGCCCCTTGGCCGAACCCTGGCGTACGCTGTGGCTGGGCCCGGTGGACGGCGGCGTGGCGGCCATGGTCAGCCTGCAGGGTTTGAACAACCCGGCGCTGCTGCGGGTGCAGGCCGTGGACCTGCCCGGCGTACAGTTGGTGGATCGCCTCGGGGATTTGAACCGTGTATTCGCCGACACGCAGATCAGCGCCGCCGAATTGAAGTTGATGTCGTGCGTACTGATCGTGCTGTTACTGATCCTGCCGTTCGGCTTCGGCGGGGCCTTGCGCATCGTCGCCCTGCCGTTGCTGGCGGCGCTGTGCAGCCTGGCCAGCCTGGGTTGGCTGGGCCAGCCGTTGACCCTGTTCAGCCTGTTCGGGTTGCTGCTGGTCACGGCCATCAGTGTCGACTATGCGATTTTGATGCGCGAACAGATCGGCGGCCCCGCGGTCAGCCTTTTAGGGACGCTGCTGGCAGCGCTGACGACCTGGTTGTCGTTCGGCCTGCTGGCGGTGTCCAGTACCCCGGCAGTGAGTAATTTCGGCCTGTCGGTCAGCCTGGGCCTGGCATTCAGCTTTATGCTGGCCCCCTGGGCCGGCCAACGGAAACACGCCTCATGA
- a CDS encoding outer membrane lipoprotein carrier protein LolA, giving the protein MLTPFSVGASLLAKIVNDNAGFLIPRGALGFFASKLAPTVLVLFGFSGAAHAFDLQQLSDQLAKPSVIHGSFTQEKHLRALPQPLVSKGTFVLAKDHGLLWLLKTPLQQDYRISAQGIARRDANGWQLLPNKSAGAEQNRLFLAVLQGDSSGLQRDFELQLQGEARQWKLTLLPRSLLLKQVFTQINIDGGELVQKIELLETQGDSTVLRMQDSSAGQPLSDAEQHDFAQ; this is encoded by the coding sequence ATGCTGACCCCGTTCTCTGTAGGAGCGAGCTTGCTCGCGAAGATCGTCAACGATAACGCGGGTTTCCTGATACCCCGCGGCGCTCTCGGGTTTTTCGCGAGCAAGCTCGCTCCTACAGTGTTGGTGTTGTTTGGTTTTTCTGGGGCGGCACACGCCTTCGACCTGCAACAACTCAGCGACCAGTTGGCCAAACCCTCAGTGATCCACGGCAGCTTCACCCAGGAAAAACACCTGCGTGCGCTGCCGCAGCCATTGGTCAGCAAGGGCACCTTCGTCCTGGCCAAGGACCACGGCCTGCTGTGGCTGCTGAAAACCCCGCTGCAACAGGACTACCGCATCAGCGCCCAGGGCATCGCCCGGCGTGACGCCAACGGCTGGCAACTGCTGCCGAACAAGAGCGCCGGCGCCGAACAGAACCGTCTGTTCCTCGCCGTGCTCCAGGGCGACAGCAGCGGCTTGCAGCGCGACTTCGAGCTGCAACTGCAAGGCGAAGCCCGGCAATGGAAGCTCACGCTGCTCCCGCGTTCACTGCTGCTCAAGCAGGTATTCACCCAGATCAATATCGATGGTGGTGAGTTGGTGCAGAAGATCGAACTGCTGGAAACCCAGGGCGACAGCACCGTGCTGCGCATGCAGGACAGCAGCGCCGGCCAGCCATTGAGCGACGCGGAGCAACACGACTTTGCCCAGTGA
- the fabG gene encoding 3-oxoacyl-ACP reductase FabG, with product MTEPVLVTGSSRGIGRAIALRLAQAGHDIVLHCRSGRAEACAVQVEIEALGRQARVLQFDVADRAACKQILEADVEQHGAYYGVVLNAGLTRDGAFPALSEDDWDVVMRTNLDGFYNVLHPVMMPMIRRRAAGRIVCITSVSGLIGNRGQVNYSASKAGLIGAAKALAIELGKRRITVNCVAPGLIDTAMLDENVPVEELMKMIPAQRMGTPEEVAGAVNFLMSAEAGYITRQVLAVNGGLC from the coding sequence ATGACTGAACCCGTACTGGTCACCGGCTCCAGCCGTGGCATCGGCCGCGCCATTGCCCTGCGCCTGGCCCAGGCCGGGCATGACATCGTGCTGCATTGCCGCAGCGGTCGGGCCGAAGCCTGCGCGGTACAGGTCGAGATCGAGGCCCTGGGCCGCCAGGCGCGGGTGCTGCAATTCGATGTGGCGGACCGCGCCGCGTGCAAGCAGATCCTTGAAGCCGATGTTGAGCAACACGGTGCTTATTACGGCGTGGTGCTCAACGCCGGCCTGACCCGCGACGGCGCCTTCCCGGCCCTGTCCGAAGACGATTGGGACGTGGTGATGCGCACCAACCTGGATGGTTTCTACAACGTGCTGCACCCGGTGATGATGCCGATGATTCGTCGTCGCGCAGCCGGGCGTATCGTGTGCATCACCTCGGTCTCCGGGTTGATCGGCAACCGTGGCCAGGTCAACTACAGCGCCTCCAAGGCCGGCCTGATCGGTGCGGCCAAGGCCCTCGCCATCGAACTGGGCAAGCGCAGGATCACCGTCAACTGCGTCGCCCCCGGCCTGATCGACACCGCCATGCTGGATGAAAACGTACCGGTGGAAGAGCTGATGAAGATGATCCCGGCGCAACGCATGGGCACCCCGGAAGAAGTCGCCGGTGCAGTGAATTTCCTCATGTCGGCCGAAGCCGGCTATATCACGCGCCAGGTCCTGGCCGTGAATGGAGGCCTGTGCTGA
- a CDS encoding acyl-CoA thioesterase yields MRSPGVLHSDTEILVPFFDVDTMNVVWHGHYVKYLEIARCALLDKIGHNYTAMLEAGYAWPVIDMQLRYVRGAVFGQTINVRASLVEWENRLKVNYLITDLASGERLTRASTVQVAVEIASREMQLASPKVFTDAVERALKC; encoded by the coding sequence ATGCGTAGCCCTGGCGTACTGCACAGCGACACCGAAATCCTGGTGCCGTTTTTTGACGTCGACACGATGAACGTCGTCTGGCACGGGCATTACGTGAAGTACCTGGAAATCGCACGCTGCGCGCTGCTGGACAAGATCGGCCACAACTACACGGCCATGCTCGAAGCCGGCTACGCCTGGCCGGTGATCGACATGCAACTGCGCTATGTGCGCGGTGCGGTGTTCGGCCAGACGATCAACGTGCGCGCCAGCCTGGTGGAATGGGAGAACCGCTTGAAGGTCAATTACCTGATCACCGACCTGGCCAGCGGCGAGCGCCTGACCCGCGCCAGCACCGTGCAGGTGGCGGTGGAAATCGCCAGCCGCGAGATGCAGCTGGCCTCGCCCAAAGTATTCACCGACGCCGTCGAAAGGGCCCTGAAATGCTGA
- a CDS encoding LysR family transcriptional regulator, whose product MELRHLRYFIAVAEELHFGRAAQVLGISQPPLSQQIQALEQEVGARLFERTNRRVELSEAGRLFLHEARLVLAQVDKAADVARRAQLGELGELKIGFTSSAPFNSTIPQAIFAFRQAFPAVHLNLQEMSSTEVAESLVDESIQVGLMRPLPLPDSLSVIELMREPLVAVLNADHPLVEGSERGLYLAQLAEEPFVFFPRTYGSGLYAQLLNLARDAGFSPHFAQEAGEAMTIIGLVAAGLGVSVLPASYQRIRIDGVVYRTLLDQEAVTAVWLVQRKGAQTPMAKAFVELLVVTGLAPNLTL is encoded by the coding sequence ATGGAACTACGTCACCTGCGGTACTTCATCGCTGTCGCCGAGGAGCTGCACTTTGGCCGCGCCGCGCAGGTGCTGGGGATTTCGCAACCGCCATTGAGCCAGCAGATCCAGGCGCTGGAGCAGGAGGTGGGCGCGCGCTTGTTTGAGCGTACCAATCGTCGGGTCGAGCTGAGCGAGGCCGGGCGCTTGTTCCTGCACGAGGCGCGGCTGGTGCTGGCCCAGGTCGACAAAGCGGCAGACGTGGCCCGCCGTGCGCAGTTGGGGGAACTGGGCGAATTGAAGATTGGCTTCACCTCGTCGGCGCCGTTCAACTCCACGATTCCGCAGGCGATCTTCGCGTTTCGCCAAGCCTTCCCGGCGGTGCACCTGAACCTGCAGGAAATGAGCAGCACCGAAGTGGCCGAGTCGCTGGTGGATGAGTCGATCCAGGTTGGGCTGATGCGTCCGCTGCCGCTGCCGGACTCATTGAGTGTGATCGAGCTGATGCGCGAACCGCTGGTTGCCGTATTAAACGCTGACCACCCCTTAGTGGAGGGCAGTGAGCGTGGCCTGTACCTTGCGCAACTGGCGGAGGAACCGTTTGTATTTTTCCCTCGCACCTACGGCAGTGGCCTGTACGCCCAACTGCTCAACCTGGCCCGTGATGCCGGCTTCAGCCCGCACTTCGCCCAGGAAGCGGGGGAGGCGATGACCATCATCGGGTTGGTGGCGGCGGGCTTGGGCGTGTCGGTGCTGCCGGCGTCGTACCAACGGATACGCATCGATGGCGTGGTCTATCGCACCTTGCTGGATCAGGAGGCGGTGACGGCGGTATGGCTGGTGCAGCGCAAAGGCGCACAAACGCCGATGGCGAAGGCGTTTGTGGAGTTGTTGGTGGTGACCGGGCTAGCCCCAAATCTGACGCTGTGA
- a CDS encoding class I SAM-dependent methyltransferase, translating into MTSQYLSKNYVEETRFGFWFLRSHTWQHHVLRVAINDLRSLFTDPLPEAPVLLDAGCGQGKSFQYLQQAFAPARLIGLDADPHSLELSKAEAARQGLAIELIGSDCATLDVPDASVDILFCHQTFHHLVEQHRALKEFYRVLKPGGYLLFAESTEAYIDTWVIRWLFRHPMHVQKSAEEYLQMLREQGFEFDPQNVSYPYLWWSRSRDFGLLERWGLRNPPPVGQREETLVNCVARKPLASAAP; encoded by the coding sequence ATGACGTCTCAATACCTGAGTAAAAACTACGTCGAAGAAACCCGCTTCGGCTTCTGGTTCCTGCGCAGCCATACCTGGCAGCACCATGTATTGCGCGTGGCAATCAACGACCTGCGCAGCCTGTTCACCGACCCGTTGCCCGAGGCGCCGGTGCTGCTGGACGCCGGTTGCGGCCAGGGCAAGTCATTCCAGTACTTGCAGCAGGCGTTTGCCCCCGCGCGCCTGATCGGCCTGGATGCCGACCCCCACAGCCTGGAACTGAGCAAGGCCGAAGCCGCGCGCCAGGGCTTGGCCATCGAATTGATCGGCAGTGACTGCGCCACCCTCGATGTGCCGGACGCCAGCGTCGACATCCTGTTCTGCCACCAGACCTTCCATCACTTGGTTGAACAGCATCGCGCACTCAAGGAGTTCTACCGGGTGCTCAAGCCGGGCGGTTACTTGCTGTTTGCCGAATCCACCGAAGCCTATATCGACACCTGGGTCATTCGCTGGCTGTTCCGCCATCCCATGCATGTGCAGAAAAGCGCCGAAGAGTACCTGCAGATGCTCCGCGAGCAGGGCTTTGAGTTCGACCCGCAGAACGTTTCGTACCCCTACCTGTGGTGGAGCCGTTCCCGCGACTTCGGCCTGCTGGAGCGCTGGGGCCTGCGTAACCCGCCGCCGGTGGGCCAGCGTGAGGAAACCCTGGTCAACTGCGTGGCGCGCAAACCCCTGGCGAGCGCCGCACCATGA
- a CDS encoding beta-ketoacyl-[acyl-carrier-protein] synthase family protein translates to MSAYLNALGVICALGRGQAAVSRSLFAGDCSGMRAESGWVPERTLPVGSVHGELATIPTELGQQSSRNNQLLLEAALQIEGEIRQAIHRYGASRVGVVLGTSTSGIDEASRGIAQYLRDQHFPSDYDYQQQELSAPANFLADWLQLSGPAYVISTACTSSARALMSAQRLLDLGVCDAVLCGGVDSLCKLTLNGFGALEAVSNERCNPFSVNRNGINIGEAAVLFLMTKTPAAIALLGSGASCDAHHISAPEPTGKGALQAMRKALASAKVQPGQIGYLNLHGTATQHNDAMESLAVASLFPDGVACSSTKPMSGHTLGAAGALEAAFCWLSLAHGRVPPHVWDGQADPALPALQWAQAGDTLEKPRLMSNSFAFGGNNVSLIIGEAP, encoded by the coding sequence ATGAGCGCCTACCTCAATGCCCTCGGCGTGATTTGCGCCCTCGGCCGTGGCCAGGCCGCCGTCAGTCGCAGCCTGTTTGCCGGCGACTGCTCGGGGATGCGTGCCGAAAGCGGCTGGGTGCCGGAGCGCACGCTGCCGGTAGGCAGTGTGCACGGCGAGCTGGCGACCATTCCGACGGAACTCGGCCAGCAAAGCAGCCGCAATAACCAACTGCTGCTGGAGGCGGCGCTGCAGATCGAGGGCGAGATTCGCCAGGCGATCCACCGCTATGGCGCCTCGCGGGTCGGGGTGGTGCTCGGCACCAGCACCTCGGGCATCGACGAAGCCAGCCGCGGTATCGCCCAGTACCTGCGCGATCAGCACTTCCCCAGCGACTATGACTACCAGCAACAGGAACTCAGCGCCCCGGCGAATTTTCTCGCCGACTGGCTGCAACTGAGCGGCCCGGCCTATGTGATTTCCACCGCCTGCACCTCCAGCGCCCGGGCCTTGATGAGCGCACAACGCCTGCTCGACCTGGGAGTGTGCGACGCGGTGCTCTGCGGCGGCGTCGACAGCCTGTGCAAGCTGACCCTCAATGGGTTCGGCGCGTTGGAAGCGGTGTCCAACGAACGCTGCAACCCGTTTTCGGTGAACCGCAACGGCATCAATATCGGCGAAGCGGCGGTGCTGTTCCTGATGACTAAAACGCCTGCGGCGATCGCCCTGCTCGGCAGCGGTGCGAGTTGCGATGCGCACCATATTTCCGCGCCGGAACCCACCGGCAAAGGCGCGTTGCAGGCGATGCGCAAGGCCCTGGCCAGCGCAAAAGTGCAGCCCGGGCAGATCGGCTACCTGAACCTGCACGGCACCGCCACCCAACACAACGACGCCATGGAAAGCCTGGCCGTCGCCAGCCTGTTCCCCGACGGCGTGGCCTGCTCGTCGACCAAACCCATGAGCGGCCACACCCTGGGCGCGGCCGGCGCGCTGGAAGCCGCGTTCTGCTGGCTGAGCCTGGCCCACGGCCGGGTGCCGCCCCATGTGTGGGACGGTCAGGCCGACCCCGCGCTGCCCGCCCTGCAATGGGCGCAGGCGGGGGACACCTTGGAAAAACCCCGACTGATGAGCAACTCGTTTGCCTTCGGCGGCAACAATGTCAGCCTGATAATCGGAGAGGCCCCATGA
- a CDS encoding NAD(P)/FAD-dependent oxidoreductase gives MPIVEMERRQVVVIGAGPSGAIAAALLKRKGHDVLIIERQHFPRFSIGESLLSHCIDFIEEAGMLDAVQAAGFQVKTGAAFAWGERYSAFDFGDTFSNGKPTTFQVQRGEFDKLLADQAAHQGVDIRYGETIVGVDFSGECRYLHVRRENGSEYHIKAKFVLDASGYGRVLPRLLDLEAPSNFPLRQAVFTHVEDRIEHPGFDRTKILVTTHPTKRDIWFWTIPFSNGRCSVGVVAAKEHFDGRDSDLDACLRGFIDETPSLSGVLRHAVWDTPARTIGGYSANVKTLHGPGFALLGNAAEFLDPVFSSGVTIAMRSASMAAGVLHRQLKGETVDWQTEFAEPLKRGVDTFRCYVEGWYAGTFQDVIFHPGSSPDIRRMISSILAGYAWDERNPFVSEPKRRLRMLSEICASEPV, from the coding sequence GTGCCCATAGTTGAAATGGAACGTCGCCAGGTCGTGGTGATTGGTGCCGGGCCATCCGGCGCGATTGCCGCCGCACTGCTCAAACGCAAAGGGCATGATGTATTGATCATCGAGCGCCAGCATTTCCCGCGCTTCTCGATCGGCGAAAGCCTGCTGTCGCACTGCATCGATTTTATCGAGGAAGCCGGCATGCTCGACGCCGTGCAGGCGGCGGGATTCCAGGTAAAAACCGGTGCCGCGTTTGCCTGGGGCGAGCGTTACAGCGCGTTCGATTTCGGTGACACCTTCAGCAACGGCAAGCCCACCACCTTCCAGGTGCAGCGCGGCGAGTTCGACAAGTTGCTGGCCGATCAGGCCGCCCACCAAGGCGTCGACATCCGCTACGGCGAAACCATCGTCGGCGTGGATTTCTCCGGTGAGTGCCGCTACCTGCATGTGCGCCGTGAGAACGGCAGCGAGTACCACATCAAGGCCAAGTTCGTGCTTGATGCCAGCGGCTACGGCCGCGTGCTGCCGCGCCTGCTCGACCTGGAGGCGCCGTCGAATTTCCCGCTGCGCCAGGCGGTGTTCACCCACGTTGAAGACCGCATCGAACACCCAGGCTTCGATCGCACCAAGATCCTGGTCACCACGCACCCTACGAAGCGCGACATCTGGTTCTGGACCATCCCGTTCAGCAACGGTCGCTGCTCGGTGGGCGTGGTCGCGGCCAAGGAGCATTTCGACGGCCGCGACAGCGATCTCGACGCTTGCCTGCGGGGTTTTATCGATGAAACCCCAAGCCTGTCCGGTGTACTGCGTCACGCTGTGTGGGATACCCCCGCGCGCACCATCGGCGGCTACTCGGCCAACGTCAAAACCCTGCACGGCCCCGGCTTTGCGCTGCTGGGCAATGCGGCGGAATTCCTCGACCCGGTGTTCTCCTCCGGCGTGACCATCGCCATGCGCTCGGCGAGCATGGCCGCCGGCGTGCTGCATCGTCAGCTCAAAGGCGAAACGGTGGACTGGCAAACCGAGTTTGCCGAGCCGCTCAAGCGCGGTGTCGACACCTTCCGCTGCTATGTCGAAGGCTGGTATGCAGGCACCTTCCAGGATGTGATTTTCCACCCCGGCAGCTCACCGGACATTCGCCGGATGATCAGTTCGATCCTCGCAGGTTACGCGTGGGACGAACGCAACCCGTTTGTCAGCGAGCCCAAGCGGCGCTTGCGGATGTTGTCGGAAATTTGTGCGAGTGAACCGGTATGA
- a CDS encoding hotdog family protein produces MTDWPLAELLPHAGDMILIDQVLSFDEEQIHTRLTVKPGGLFNRPDGSLPAWVGVELMAQSVAAYAGCRARQKGEAVELGFLLGTRKFECNVEHFPAGAELNIHGLRSLEDDNGMGVFECHLTGSGIQASARLNVFRPPQAANYLDESKDETP; encoded by the coding sequence ATGACCGATTGGCCACTCGCCGAACTGCTGCCCCACGCGGGCGACATGATCCTGATCGACCAGGTACTGTCGTTCGATGAAGAGCAGATTCACACCCGCCTCACCGTCAAGCCCGGCGGCCTGTTCAACCGCCCTGACGGCAGCCTGCCGGCCTGGGTCGGCGTCGAGTTGATGGCGCAGAGCGTCGCCGCCTACGCCGGCTGCCGCGCCCGTCAAAAGGGTGAAGCGGTGGAACTGGGCTTCCTGCTCGGCACACGCAAGTTCGAGTGCAACGTGGAACACTTCCCGGCCGGCGCCGAGTTGAACATCCACGGCCTGCGTTCCCTGGAAGACGACAACGGCATGGGTGTGTTCGAATGCCACCTCACCGGTAGCGGTATCCAGGCCAGCGCCCGCTTGAATGTATTTCGACCGCCCCAGGCGGCCAACTATTTAGATGAATCGAAGGACGAAACGCCATGA
- a CDS encoding beta-ketoacyl-ACP synthase produces MKRVVVTGMAGVTSLGSDWDTIAANFRANRSGIRRMDEWERFTELNTRLAGPVDDFVVPAHWTRKQLRSMGRVSRLAVWAAEQALQDAGLLGDESIKDGRMGVACGSSTGSTDEIKAFGNMLLNSVAEGLNANSYVRMMPHTTAANISIFFGLTGRLIPTSSACTSGSQGIGYAYEAIKFGRLPLMLAGGAEELCPTEAMVFDALYATSLKNDAPQTSPRPYDSGRDGLVIGEGGGMLVLEELEHALARGAHIHAEIVGFGSNADGQHTTRPEQKTMRRAMELALEDAGLEPAAIGYVNGHGTATDQGDIAETQATSSLFGSRMPISSQKSFLGHTLGACGALESWFSIEMMNRDQYVHTFNLDSVDPHCGELDYLQGEFREMHHDYVMNNNFAFGGVNTSLIFRRWS; encoded by the coding sequence ATGAAACGCGTCGTCGTCACCGGCATGGCCGGCGTGACCTCCCTGGGCAGCGACTGGGACACCATCGCCGCCAACTTCCGCGCCAACCGCAGCGGCATCCGACGCATGGACGAGTGGGAGCGTTTTACCGAATTGAACACGCGCCTGGCCGGGCCGGTCGATGATTTCGTCGTGCCCGCCCATTGGACGCGCAAGCAGCTGCGCAGCATGGGCCGCGTCTCGCGCCTGGCGGTGTGGGCCGCGGAACAGGCGTTGCAGGACGCGGGCTTGCTCGGTGACGAGTCGATCAAGGACGGGCGCATGGGCGTGGCCTGTGGCTCGTCCACCGGCAGTACCGATGAGATCAAGGCCTTCGGCAATATGTTGCTGAACTCGGTGGCCGAGGGGCTGAACGCCAACTCCTACGTGCGCATGATGCCCCACACCACGGCGGCGAATATCAGCATCTTCTTTGGCCTCACCGGGCGGCTGATCCCCACGTCCAGCGCGTGCACCAGCGGCAGCCAGGGCATCGGCTATGCCTATGAAGCGATCAAGTTCGGCCGCCTGCCGTTGATGCTCGCCGGCGGCGCCGAGGAGCTGTGCCCCACCGAAGCCATGGTGTTCGACGCGCTGTATGCCACCAGCCTGAAGAACGATGCGCCGCAGACCAGCCCACGTCCCTACGACAGCGGCCGCGACGGCCTGGTGATCGGCGAAGGCGGCGGCATGCTGGTGCTCGAAGAACTGGAACACGCACTGGCGCGGGGTGCGCATATCCATGCCGAGATCGTCGGCTTCGGCAGCAATGCCGACGGCCAGCACACCACGCGCCCGGAACAGAAAACCATGCGCCGCGCCATGGAGCTGGCCCTGGAAGATGCGGGCCTGGAGCCTGCCGCCATCGGCTACGTCAACGGCCACGGCACCGCCACCGACCAGGGCGACATCGCCGAGACCCAGGCCACCAGCAGCCTGTTCGGCAGCCGCATGCCCATCAGCTCGCAGAAAAGCTTCCTCGGCCACACCTTGGGCGCCTGCGGTGCGCTGGAATCGTGGTTCAGCATCGAGATGATGAACCGCGACCAATACGTGCACACCTTCAACCTGGACTCCGTCGACCCGCACTGCGGCGAGCTGGATTACCTGCAGGGTGAATTTCGCGAGATGCACCACGACTACGTGATGAACAACAACTTTGCCTTTGGCGGCGTCAATACGTCGCTGATCTTCCGCCGCTGGTCCTGA